Proteins encoded together in one Verrucomicrobiota bacterium window:
- a CDS encoding DUF1080 domain-containing protein: protein MKNYPLKLTLLVLCCAVSSLFAKSHASNDGWKSLFDGKTMKGWAVVQGFANYYVEDGAILGRTAEGSPNTFLHTYDNFGDFELKFECKVDVGLNSGVMIRSNTRNFGTRRYFGPQIEIETSPGQSGWVYGEGLNTGWISEEPMSKDKSVNEHSYVKNDGWNEFHIIAKGDTITTFINGNQVTKMKLPRTIHNENPSGSIGLQVHGIKEGSGPYEVRWRNIMIKEL from the coding sequence ATGAAAAACTACCCATTAAAACTCACACTGCTGGTTCTCTGCTGCGCAGTCTCATCTCTATTCGCCAAAAGCCATGCATCAAATGATGGTTGGAAATCGCTCTTCGATGGTAAAACCATGAAGGGCTGGGCCGTGGTTCAAGGCTTTGCCAACTACTATGTAGAAGACGGAGCCATCCTAGGCCGCACGGCCGAAGGAAGCCCCAACACCTTTCTACACACCTACGATAATTTTGGGGACTTCGAGCTTAAGTTCGAATGCAAGGTCGATGTTGGACTCAACTCAGGTGTCATGATTCGATCCAACACCCGGAACTTTGGAACCCGTCGTTATTTCGGACCACAAATCGAAATCGAAACCAGCCCCGGTCAATCTGGATGGGTCTACGGTGAAGGACTGAACACCGGATGGATATCGGAAGAACCCATGTCCAAGGACAAATCTGTCAACGAACACAGCTACGTGAAAAACGACGGTTGGAATGAATTCCACATCATCGCCAAAGGCGACACCATCACCACCTTCATCAATGGTAACCAAGTCACCAAGATGAAACTCCCCCGCACCATCCACAATGAGAACCCCAGTGGTTCAATCGGCCTACAAGTCCACGGGATTAAAGAAGGTTCCGGACCCTACGAAGTCCGCTGGCGCAACATCATGATCAAGGAGCTATAA